The DNA region GCCCTGACTTCCTGACGGTGATTGGCACCTGCTTTAGCCAGTTGGGTTTTCAGTGTCATGATTTCGTCTATCTTCTTATCAATAGCGTTTTTATCAGGTTTATCTGCTGTTTCCAGCACACGGAGTTCGGCTTCCTTGATTTTTACCTGATTTTTCAGGTTGGTTACTTCTTTCAGGTGTTTAACATTCAGGGCATCGATTTTCTTTTGCTG from Sphingobacteriales bacterium includes:
- a CDS encoding periplasmic heavy metal sensor, whose product is MKTRMLKKMKTLAIAMMMILPLAGIAQRGPGNCPNGGPGSGNCKMIPNLTDDQQKKIDALNVKHLKEVTNLKNQVKIKEAELRVLETADKPDKNAIDKKIDEIMTLKTQLAKAGANHRQEVRA